TGCTTTGAGCGAATTCGTTTCAATTATGGGAAGAGATTCGTAGAAATAAGGTCTGAGATGCTGTGCTTCACTGTCAAGACGCATTGTTTCGATGAGTAAAAAGGGCTTGAATTCACTTGTCAAAAATTTTGCTTTGAGTTTACATTCTTCAAATTCTTCTTCAGCAACAGAATCAATGGTGATTCCACTCCCAACACCCATTTCAGCTGAACCATCCTTGCAAACCACGGTACGGATTGCAACATTAAAGACGGCTTTTGAAAAACTTTGTGAGCTTTCGGATTTGGATGTTTCATCCGTCTCTAAACTTTGACTTGGTGCAAAGTAACCAATTGACCCACAATACAACCCTCGTTCTTCGGTTTCCAAATTTGCAATCAATTCCATTGCTTTAACTTTCGGGGCACCGGTAATACTTCCCGAAGGGAAAAGCGCCCGAAAAATCTTTAATGGCGTCGTTTCTCGCGCAAGCGTTCCAATGACCGTGGAAGTCATTTGATGAACGGTTTGCATTGTTTCAACTTTGAAAATTTCTGGAACTTGAATGCTTCCAGTGTCGCAAATTTTTCCAAGGTCATTTCTTAAAAGATCAAGAATCATCAAATTTTCCGCACGGTTTTTTTCATCACTCTGTAGCCAATTGATGATAAGATCATCGCCGGCAGGTGTATTTGCGCGAGGTGCGGTACCCTTCATCGGCTTTGTGAGGATGTGTCGATTTTCAACTTTGAAAAAGAGCTCGGGAGAGATCGAAAGGATTTCAAAACCGTTACAATTGAGAAAAGCACTATATTCCGCCGATTGCGTTTTTCTCAATTTCTTGTATAAACCGAAAGAGTTATTGCATTGGAATCGATATTTGCTTGTGAAATTGATTTGATAAACTTCTCCATTTCGAATCGATTCTTGAATGCTTCCAATCTGTGAAGAATATTGCGAATAAGAGAGATCAAGTTTAGGAAAGATAGGCTCGGTATAGAGTGATTCTTCATTTTCGAAAAGTCCATCCATTTTTTTAGGCGATTCAAAAATCCCAAACCAAAGTAGCGGCAATTCACTCAATGAGCGGAATTCGATTTTTCGTTGAAATTTTTTTTCAAAAGCATAACCTGCTTCGTATGAAATAAATCCGGCAGCGAAATAGCCATTCCTTAACGCTTCATCAATTTCGAAAAAGGCGCTTTCTACCTCATCAAGTTTGTATGCACTGATTTCATTCTTTGGATTTTGAAAAAGGAGGGCACGGTAATTCAGAGATCTGAATTCAGCTGATTCCAATAAAACGCTTCCTTTTTTCATTGATTTTCTTTTAGACAAATCAAAATCCTTTTCATAAGGATTCTAATTACTTATTGAGAAAGAAACGGCATAAAACCTCTGTGATTTCCGCATTTCTATGAATTTAACAGAACTTTAACCTTCAAAGCGATTCAAAGCGTGTAATTTTGCAGCCAATAATTATGAATTAGAAATTGAAATTTGGTTGCCTTAAAGGAATTGACAGAAAAACGCGAACAAAAAACAATCCGTTGCCTCACCTTAAATACGCATCGTGGGCGTGGACCGAAACTTCCCTATCTTTTGGCACAATCTTCAC
This DNA window, taken from Chloroherpetonaceae bacterium, encodes the following:
- the pabB gene encoding aminodeoxychorismate synthase component I; this translates as MKKGSVLLESAEFRSLNYRALLFQNPKNEISAYKLDEVESAFFEIDEALRNGYFAAGFISYEAGYAFEKKFQRKIEFRSLSELPLLWFGIFESPKKMDGLFENEESLYTEPIFPKLDLSYSQYSSQIGSIQESIRNGEVYQINFTSKYRFQCNNSFGLYKKLRKTQSAEYSAFLNCNGFEILSISPELFFKVENRHILTKPMKGTAPRANTPAGDDLIINWLQSDEKNRAENLMILDLLRNDLGKICDTGSIQVPEIFKVETMQTVHQMTSTVIGTLARETTPLKIFRALFPSGSITGAPKVKAMELIANLETEERGLYCGSIGYFAPSQSLETDETSKSESSQSFSKAVFNVAIRTVVCKDGSAEMGVGSGITIDSVAEEEFEECKLKAKFLTSEFKPFLLIETMRLDSEAQHLRPYFYESLPIIETNSLKAIPLLEFHLQRLKDSAYYFGFHFDYQKIVDSIKKKIEARNPIIPSKLRLLLSQNGECSIELSPLTIEVHSQKRVCFAKRRIDRNNVFFYHKTTNRILYNETYEKLQETNFWDAIFFNEKDEVTETCIGNIIIKNGNEFKTPPIQCGLLNGVFRDFFLKVEPRCKESILTKQDILTAEICYVANSIRGLNEVVISDVEI